TGTCATATTGCTGATGATTGGATTTGAACGAGGTGTCGCATTCATCGGTGAAGCCAAGTTGTCCGCTTCAATACCGTTATCGACCTTGTCTGAACCTTGATTGATCAGAACGAATTGCATTTTTCCGTTCCAGCCAAAATCCCAGTCCATAGAGTCATCTTCGTTGCCGCTCAAGACCACGTGTTTTGCATTCACGGTGCCGCCGAAAAACTCAATGCCGTCATCAGAGCTCATGTGAACCTGGATGTAGTCCACTTCTGTGTCTGAACCCACGCCATTAAAAGTGATTCCGTTAAGTTCATTGTCGGGAGCGATGGGATAACCCACGTATTCAACGATCACGTATTTAAGAATGCCGCTATTGTCTTGAGGATTTGCGCCACCAAACTTCACTTCCCGCTCTTTGATTCCTTCGGACATAGCTTCACAAACAGAAGAACCGGTGATTTTACAGGCATTAATAGGAGCGTTGCCGTTCAGAACCAATCCGCCCCATTCGCCACGTTTGCGGCCTGTTTCTTTAATGGATGTAAAACGGATGGGCTGATCTGCGGTTCCTACCGCTTCGATTTTTGAACCACGCATAATAGAAATGAATGATCCCGGCAAACCGCGAACCACGACTCCGGGTTCGATCACAAGTTTTGATGAATTACTGTTGTCGTCGCCGATGAAAACACCACCATTAATAATGTATTCATATTGAGATGTCAGACGTACTGTGGAAGAAAGGTAAGTGCCTTTCAATTCACAACGTTCAACACCATTGTGTTCGCCTAGCGAGGTCAGACCATTAGGGCAAGCGACTGCGGAAGATGCAGCCAAAAGCAAAGAAGCTGCGAAAAGCTTTTTCATGAAGAACTCCTCATTGGGTTGTTTGTGGCGCCGAACCTACTAAGAAGCGAGACGTTCTTCAAATCAGGATACTTACGGGAATGTGTTGGGAAACTTTAAGGTTTTGTTGGGAAATGATTCAGATGCCCTGCATCCGCGAGCGTCGCGGATGCGAGTCGGGTAGTGGTTAATCGTGATGAAACGTGACTTCAAAGAAGCTGGTGGAAAGCGCAAATAAAGAGTCTTTGTTATCCGAGTCTTGCAACTCCTGCATGATTTCCAGACGGAAGTTGCGGATTTTTTTTGCAATCTCTTTGGTTTTATCACGGTTGGTGGGAACCAAGGTGCAACCCATGTCCCAGCGTTTACCACTTTGTGGTGTCATAGCCTCTGACGCTTTCGTCTGCATCTGCTGAAAGAAGGTGCGGGCGGCTTCGGAAGAGGCGCCATAGCTTGACGAATACTTGTTTGAACTCGGCATCCAGGTGCCTTCATTGGATTTTGTAACCAGACCGACATTTTCCAGACGTTCCAAAGCTTTTTCGGTCGTATCTAAAGTCAGGCCCAAGCGTTGTGAAATGTTTTCGGGGGTGGCGGTGAATTGATCCAGATGCATCAGCTCGGCGATGGCCGTGTGATACCAATCAGAGATGACTGCAAATTGATCTTCACCAATTTTTTCGAAAGCTTCTTCGCGCGCCTGCACGCGTTTTAAGGCCATCTCGCGAAGCACGGCGCTACGGGCGTGTTCTGACAAAGCCAGATCAATAAAAAAATCTTTTTCCGAAGGAGCCAGGTTCAGTTTTACCGCAAGATTCATGGCGCGGGATTCAGACAGACCCACTTTGCCGTTAAGAATTTCACTGAGACGAGAACAGGGGACCTCTAAGTCGCGCGCATAGGCACGAAGAGAGTAGGACGGATTTTTCTTTTGTCGGCGTTCAAGTTCTTTAAGAAGATAGTCGCGATAGTGGTGTTTTGCCATGGCCGAGGATTTAGACGGGAATTTTACGAGTGTCACTCACAGACTCAAAAACGCCGCGGATTTACCTTGAAAGTGTTCCGGGTGTTTACGTCAGAATGAAAAACCTTCATGAAATGAACGATTTACGATGTTCCGTAAGCGTCTCTTTAAGTCAGTTTATTCAAAACCTCATGCAGGGCCTTGCGTTCTTTCGCGGGAAGGGGGGAAAGAAATTCTTCCGTCACACGGCTGTGCAATTCAAGAATCTTCTTCAGCCCGTCACTTCCTTTTGGTGTGATCTCAACCAATTTGATACGGCGATCGATCTTGTCAGGAAGGCGGCGCACCCATTTCATTTTCTCTAAGCCATCAATAAACTTCACCATCGACGCTTTGTCGATTCCCATATCTTGTCCCAATCCGATCTGGCTTGCGGGGCCAAACAGATTTAAAAGTTTTAATATCCCGATATGCGCAGTCACAAGTTTATGTTTCTCAAGTTCCTGTGAGAGCATGGAGCGGTATTTCATGGCCGCTTTGATAAAAGAATAGCCAAAAGAGGTTTTTAAAGCTGGATGAACGCCGCCATAGCACGTCGGAATTGAGCCGGCTTCATTTTTTTTCAAAGTGACCTCCTATGAAATCAAAAGGTGTGGTTTTTTATACTCAATCGATAGTACCACAAATCGTTTGCGAAGCAAACGGTTCGATGTTAAAACTATCGCATAATTAGGTGGCTTATGAATTCACTCAAGTTGCTTCTGTCTGTGCTTGTATGCTTCGTCTCTTTTAAATCCTTCGCGGAAGGTCTTAAGCTGAATGAGGCCGTCAACACCGCCTTATCCCAGTCGCCGAAAGTGCAGAAGTCGGAATCTCAATATAAAGAAAGCCAGTGGAAATCGACAGAGTCCTATGCGGGCTTCTTGCCGACGTTGTCGGCAAACGCCAGCTATCTGTTTGATAAAAAATATGCATTGGTGGACGTCAATATGAACAATACGCCGCTGACGATTCCACAAGTGGTGCCGACAACGAATCTTTATCTGACGGCACAGTGGTCGATCTTTGATGGGTTTGCCAGCACCCATCGTTATCTCAGTGCCGGGGCCTTTGCAGATTCTGCTAAGAACGACTTTGATTGGACGCGTTTTCAGGTGGAACGTGAAGTGATTGTTCTGTTCTATAAGGCCTTAGCCGCCAAAGAACTCAAGACCGTGGCCGAACAAAATGTGCGGGCCTTAAATGATCATCTGAAGGACGTGCGACTTTTCAAAAAGGTCGGGACATCAACAAATTACGATGTCTTGCGCGTCGAAGTGCAAATGAGTGAAGCGCAGTCTGAGCTTTTAAATGCGACAGACAATGTAGAAGTGACACGAGCTCGTCTTAGTGAAGCCCTGGGACAGGACGAGGATGTCTCTGAAGTTGAAGGCGCGTTACCTCGCCTGAAGCCGGAGCTTGTCGCGAAACTAAGTGCGTTCAGTCCTGAAGAGCGCAAAGATTTACAGGCCTTGCGACAAAAGGCTGAAGGTTTTCGTCATCAGGAAGACTCCGCAGAAAAGTACTGGGTTCCTCGTCTGGCTTTGGTGGGGCAGTATCAATACTATAATAATCGCAATGATCGCTTCGATGACTATGAAAATGGCTTTCGCGATGCCTGGCAATACGGGATCAGTCTGACCTGGAATATCTTTGATGGCATGACGTCGATTTCACGTTCTAAACAAAGTATTGAACAAAAATATCAAGCTGAAAAAACTCTTCGTCAAGCCGAGCTCAAAGCCAAACGTGATTTCGATTTTTGGAAAAGAAAATATCTCTATTACTGTGCGGTCTACGAGGCTCGTCAGAACGACATCGCAAAATCAGAAGAAAGTGTTCGTCTGTCTCGCGAGGGTCAGAAAGTCGGTGCGCGCACAAATACGGATGTTCTTGATGCTGAGGCCGAACTTTACCGGGCCAAAGCCGGTTCTGTGAATGCGCAAATGGGTGCGCTCGAAGCCCTGGTGAATCTAGAGCTTAGCACCGGTCAAAAATTGGTTGATTTTAATTGAGGTTGAAAAATGGATAAGAAGAAAAAGATTTTGTCAGGAATCGGGGCTCTTGCTGCCGTCGGTTGTCTTTATTTTATTTATGAGCACTTTATGTATGTCACGACGGACAATGCTCAAGTGGAAGCTCACTCGGTGATGATCGCTGCAAAAGTCGGCGGGTACGTCAAGGCCGTGCATGTGTCCGAGGGTGTGCGCGTAAAACAAGGCGATCTTCTGGTTGAACTGGATGAACGCGATTATCAAAACACTCTTCGGCAGATTCGCGGGGAACTTTCTTCCGTCGAGGCGCGCAAGCGGGATCTTGAAAAAAATCAAAGACGACTTTCTGAGCTTCTATCAAAAGGTGTGGTGTCGCAGCAGCAGTATGACGGTGCTTCCACGGCATTTGCGGAAGCCAAAGCGAAATTTGAAGCTCTGTCAGCACAGGTCGCGCAAGCAGAACTTAATTTTGAAAACACCAAAATCAAAGCGCCTTCAGATGGTTTTATTGCAAAAAAATCTGTCGAAGTGGGGCAGTTGGCGGCGCCAGGCGTTCCACTGATCGGATTTGTGGATTCTGGCGAACGCTGGGTGACGGCCAACTTCAAAGAGACCGAAATTGAGGGTGTGCAACCGGGTAAGCGCGTGAATATCGACGTCGACGCCATTTCAGGAAAAAGTTTTGTCGGCGTGGTTGAATCAATCAGTTCAGCGACAGGGGCGACGTTTACTTTGCTACCGCCAGATAATGCGACAGGGAACTTCACGAAGGTTGTTCAGCGTGTTCCCGTAAAAATTAAATTTGAAAATGTCACGGCAGAAGAAGTGGAAGCTTTGAAAGCGGGCTTGTCTGCATTTGTTAAAGTGCATAAGCACTAAGGTCGCTGTATGAAAAAAGAATCCGTACTGATTATTGTCGTGGCGGTGATGGCTTCTCTTTTGGAAATCGTCGATGCTTCGATTGTCAACGTGGCGCTACCCTCTATGATGGGGAATCTGGGTGCGACTTTAGAAGATATCAGTATGGTGATCACCGGATACGCTATTGCCAACGCGATTGTTTTGCCGGTCTCTGCTTGGTTGGGAGAGCGCATTGGGCGCAGAACCTATTACCTTGGATGTATTTTGCTCTTTACCGGGACTTCGGTGGCGTGCGGTCTGGCGCCTAATCTTGAAACGCTGACGGTCTTTCGTATTTTACAAGGACTGGCTGGCGGGGCCCTTCTGCCCACGTCACAAACTTTGATCTATGAGCAGTTCCCTAAAGAAAAAGCGGGGATCGCCGGTGCGATCTTCGGGATGAGCGTGATGATTGGGCCCACCTTGGGGCCGACTTTAGGCGGATATCTTACCGATAACTTTGGTTGGCGATCGATCTTTAATGTTAACTTGCCCTTGGGGTTGTTAGCCTTTTTCGTTGGCGCGGCGGTGATTTTCAATCGTCCTAAAGAAGAATCCACCCATCAGGAAAAACATGAGCTGGATATCTGGGGTCTGACTTTTCTGGTTTTGGGAATCGGCTGTTTGCAGTTCGTTCTTGAAAGAGGAGAAGCAGAAGACTGGTTTGCTTCACGGATGATTTTAGTGAACACCATCATCGCCACAGTCAGCCTGCCTCTTTTTGTGTGGTGGGAGTTACGAGTTAAAAATCCTATCATCAATGTGCGCCTTTTCTTAAAGCCGCTTGTCAGTAACGGCGTAGCACTCATGGCGATGGTCGGTTTTTTTCTTTACGGCGTGGTCTTCATTCTGCCGATTTTCGTGGGACGCACTTTGCATTTGGATGCCACTCAGACGGGGATGCTTTTTATTCCCGGCTCTCTTCTGACGGCGGCAGTCATGCCCTTCGTGGGACGGCAAATGTTCAAGGGAACGAATCCGAAGGTTTTGATCTTTGTCGGTTTGGTGTCGCTGGAAGTCTGTCTATTTTTGATGACGCGATTGTCACCTCTTTCCTCAGAACGTGATGTGCTGAACATGATGTTTGTGCGCGGATTTGGGATGGCGTTTTTATTTGTGCCGATCAACTCTTCCATTTTAAGTCAGTTCAAGGGTGTCGAGATGGGGCAGGTTTCAGGACTTTTGAACTTGGCTCGGCAAATTGGTGGCAGTGTCGGGATTGCGTTGATTGGAACTCTGTTAACAAAAAACAGTCATCAGAATTACCTGGATCTTTCTGCTAAAGTATCGCTATTAAATCCCCAGACTCAAAATGCCTACTATTCATCGTCCACGGGGCTTGCGGGAAAAATGAGCGAAGGTTTGGGTATGGCAACGGGCTCTGAAGCGGCGTTAAGAAGCTTGTACGGTCGGATTCAAAACCAAGTTTTTATGTTGAGTTTTACGCAACTGATGTTTTTGATGATGTTGATTTTTTCTTTATCATTCGTCCCTCTTTATTTCTTAAGATTTAAAGAGAAGACGAATAAAGTCGTGGATGCGCATTAACGAAGAATAGAACTGAAAGAAGAACTTGCGAAGTAAACAGGCTTTTGCGTTTTCGCCGATGCGATCTTCAAATAGCTCGATAGCAGAAGAGCTAAAAAAATGAAGAACCAGTTGCTAGGTGAAAAATGCAAAAGCATAAATGCCCACTACGCCTTGCGGCTTTTTAGATATCCTAAATAGTATTCAATACCGCTGGTTATACTCAAAATGACGCTGATCCACAAGACGCCGTAACCAATTTTGTCCAAATAAGGCAGATAGGGCTCTAAATTTCCAATAATTACAATGGGGATGGCCACCATCTGCATGGCCGTTTTCCACTTTCCGGCCGGTTTGGCGGCAATAATGATTTGATCTGCCGCAGCAACGGAGCGAATGCCGCCAATAAAATTGTCGCGGGCCAGAATAATAATCACCATCCAGGCATCGATCTTTCCCTGCGCCAAAAGCATCGCTAAGACACTGGTGACAAGAATTTTGTCGGCGATCGGGTCCATGAATTTCCCGAAATTGCTCACGGCATTGTATTTACGGGCGTAATAACCGTCATAGTAGTCCGTGATCGAAGCCAGAATGAAAAACACCGCAGCAGCGATGTTCCAGGGCAGTGTGTTCGGCCACATCATTGCCACAATTACAGGCACCGCAAAGATACGACTCAGAGTGATTTGCATGGGAAGATTTTTTTGAAATTCAGTGGCTGTCATATCGTCCTTTATTGAGGCTGCTTCGTTCTTTGCCAAGGGCACTTTGCTTTACGGCCCCGCAGCCGGTTGACTAAAACTAACCGTTTAGACTAGAAATAATCAATGTTTATTCATCGTCACAAAGTGCAGTTTTACGAAACCGACCTCATGGGGATTGTTCACCACAGCAATTACCTTCGTTTTTACGAAGAGGCAAGGGTGGGGTGGGCGCACGCCAAAGGACTCTTGGACTATCAAAAGCCGGGATCGGCAAGTCAGTTTGCTGTTTATGAAACTCATGTGCGGCATCTGAAACCAACTTTTTTTGGCGATGACTTAGAAATCGAAGTGCAGGGGCGAACGGAGGGAAACCGCATCGTTTTGCAGTATCGTTTGCGCGGACGTAATAAAGAAATATGTTCGCTTGCGAAGACCGTGCATGTAGCATTAGGACCTGATTTAAAATTACAAAGATTGTCGGCTGAAATGAAAGCCGCAGCGGAGAGTGACGCATGGACAGAAACCTGGCTTTAGAATTCGTACGTGTAACAGAAGCAGCCGCTCTGGCATCTGCAACCTGGGTGGGTCGCGGAGAAGAAAAAACGGCCGACAAAGCCGCTGTCGATGCGATGAGACGCGCGTTTGATCATATCCGCATGAACGGAACTGTCGTGATCGGTGAAGGGGAACGTGATGAAGCGCCAATGTTGTATATTGGCGAAAAAGTCGGTCATAAAACCGAGGAATCTCCCGCTTTGGATATTGCTTTGGATCCTTTAGAGGGAACCACAATTTGCGCAACCGGGGGACCAGGATCTATTTCGGTCATTGCCGTGGCAGAGCAAGGGAAGTTTTTGCACGCGCCCGACACCTACATGGATAAGATCGCCTGTGGTCCTGCGGCGAAAGGTCATATCGACATCGATAAATCCGCAACTGAAAATGTGCAAGCCGTGGCAAAAGCTTCGGGAAAATCCGTAAGTGAAATGACTGTGGTGATTTTAGATCGTCCACGTCACGAAAAATTGATTGCGGAAGTTCGCGCCACGGGCGCACGCATCAATCTTATTGGTGATGGTGATGTTTCTGCGGCGGTTTCAACCGGTTGGAATGATACCGGGATTGATTTGCTTTTAGGAATTGGCGGAGCTCCGGAAGGTGTCATTTCCGCGGCGGCCATGCAGTGTTTAGGTGGAGATTTCCAAGGGCGTTTGAAATTCAGAAATGAAGAAGAAAAAGAACGCGCCACGCGTATGGGCATCAAGAACCTGGATAAGAAATTCACGATTGATGAGTTGGCTTCAGGACCCGTGATGTTTATCGCGACAGGTGTGACGGATGGATCTCTTCTAAAAGGGGTGCGTTTTATGCCTGGAGGACTGGCGAAAACTCATTCCATCGTGATGCGTTCGGCGACGGGCACCATCCGCAACGTGGAAGCACATCACGTTTTGAACAAGAAGCCGCAATAATGGAAAGTAAGTTGTTCTGTTTTAATTGCAACAAAGAGATGGCTTTTACCGGAGTCATCGGTCGCCGCGAAGAGTGTCCCAACTGTCGTGCCGATGTGCATGTCTGCAAAAACTGCGAACACTATGATCCCAAAGTCTACAATGAATGCCGCGAACCCCAAGCTGATGTGGTTCGCGAAAAAGATCGCGCCAACTTCTGCGACTACTTCACGCCACGCAAAGGCAGTGGCGGAGGTGTCGATAAAGCAGCGGCATTACGAGCGGCGGCAGAGGCTCTTTTTAAAAAATCCAGCTCTTAAGATAGTGCAACATAATACATATTGAGGGCGCGGGTCCAGACCTGCGTTGACTCAGTGTTAGCAAAAAGCCACACTTAGCTTATGGCAAAAGCATCAACCACCGAAGTTTTTAATTGTACTCCCGAACAGTTTTATAAAATCATCGCCGACTATGAAAAATATCACGAGTTTTTACCAGAGGTAAAACAGTGCAAAGTTTTAAAGTCCGAAGGCCATCGCAAGCTTGTTGAATACAACGTGCAAGTGATGAAGTCTTTTAAGTACAGTCTGTGGATGACGGAAAACGCGTCTCAGAGCATTACGTGGGAATTTGCCTCTGGGGACATTTTTAAGACCTCTGTTGGCTCCTGGAAGTTGGAAAATGAAGCTGGGAAAACCCGTGCGACCTACTCTGTAGAGGCCACCTTCAGTATGTTTGTTCCCGGTCCTATTGCAAACGCCTTGGTCAGTGTGAATCTTCCCAATATGATTAGTAGTTATCACAAGCGGGTAAAACAACTTTATGGCGTCTGATGATTCAAACCGGAAAGATGAAAAGGACTCAAACTCAGGAGATCTGAAAGGTCTTCTGGGGGACACGGTAAAAAAAGTTTTTACGGCCGGAGTCAGTGCGGCTTTTATGACCGAGGAAAGTCTGCGCGCCTATGTTTCGGAATTAAAGCTTCCAAAAGAGGCTTTGAATCTTCTAATTCAAGGAGCGAATAAATCCAAAGAAGAAGTCACCAATCGTGTGACGAAGGAAATTCTGGGGATTATCCAAAAAATCGATTTTGTGAAAGAAGCATCTAAATTCGCCGAAACTCACAAATTTAAAATCACGGCTGAAATCGATATCATCAAAAAGGAAAACACTCCCAAAGACACCGAATAAAACTCGACCAAGGTAGATCTCAAGTTGAGACAGTTTCCTGCCGAAGAAGTCAGCATGGAAAATGAAATTCTCAGCGTCGTCTCCGTGGTTCTTTTTTGTCTGTGTTGTCATCAGTTCATTCGCACTGTCGTCAGACCTATTCCTCTGTTGGCGTCCGAAAGACCTTATGCGCGGGCCGCCATGCAGCTTGGCAAGTTCTATAAGTCGGTGGCTTGGGGCTCGATGACGGGGGCATTTTTAATGGGGCTCGTTTATTCATTCACGCAAGTATTTACAACTCTTTAGTTCTCCTAAAATGGAAAATTCTGTGGCAGCCTTTCGGATGGAGGTCTGCCATGAATGCATTTTCCACGGTGAATCCCGCCACGGGAGCAACCCTTAATACCTATCAACACACATCTTGGGAAGAGGCGAAAAAAGCCATTGAGGCTGCCAGTGAAGATTTTAAAAGCTGGCGCCAAACCTCCTTCGAACAGCGCGCA
This portion of the Bdellovibrio sp. ArHS genome encodes:
- the glpX gene encoding class II fructose-bisphosphatase, whose protein sequence is MDRNLALEFVRVTEAAALASATWVGRGEEKTADKAAVDAMRRAFDHIRMNGTVVIGEGERDEAPMLYIGEKVGHKTEESPALDIALDPLEGTTICATGGPGSISVIAVAEQGKFLHAPDTYMDKIACGPAAKGHIDIDKSATENVQAVAKASGKSVSEMTVVILDRPRHEKLIAEVRATGARINLIGDGDVSAAVSTGWNDTGIDLLLGIGGAPEGVISAAAMQCLGGDFQGRLKFRNEEEKERATRMGIKNLDKKFTIDELASGPVMFIATGVTDGSLLKGVRFMPGGLAKTHSIVMRSATGTIRNVEAHHVLNKKPQ
- a CDS encoding HlyD family secretion protein, translating into MDKKKKILSGIGALAAVGCLYFIYEHFMYVTTDNAQVEAHSVMIAAKVGGYVKAVHVSEGVRVKQGDLLVELDERDYQNTLRQIRGELSSVEARKRDLEKNQRRLSELLSKGVVSQQQYDGASTAFAEAKAKFEALSAQVAQAELNFENTKIKAPSDGFIAKKSVEVGQLAAPGVPLIGFVDSGERWVTANFKETEIEGVQPGKRVNIDVDAISGKSFVGVVESISSATGATFTLLPPDNATGNFTKVVQRVPVKIKFENVTAEEVEALKAGLSAFVKVHKH
- a CDS encoding TolC family protein, giving the protein MNSLKLLLSVLVCFVSFKSFAEGLKLNEAVNTALSQSPKVQKSESQYKESQWKSTESYAGFLPTLSANASYLFDKKYALVDVNMNNTPLTIPQVVPTTNLYLTAQWSIFDGFASTHRYLSAGAFADSAKNDFDWTRFQVEREVIVLFYKALAAKELKTVAEQNVRALNDHLKDVRLFKKVGTSTNYDVLRVEVQMSEAQSELLNATDNVEVTRARLSEALGQDEDVSEVEGALPRLKPELVAKLSAFSPEERKDLQALRQKAEGFRHQEDSAEKYWVPRLALVGQYQYYNNRNDRFDDYENGFRDAWQYGISLTWNIFDGMTSISRSKQSIEQKYQAEKTLRQAELKAKRDFDFWKRKYLYYCAVYEARQNDIAKSEESVRLSREGQKVGARTNTDVLDAEAELYRAKAGSVNAQMGALEALVNLELSTGQKLVDFN
- a CDS encoding thioesterase family protein, translated to MFIHRHKVQFYETDLMGIVHHSNYLRFYEEARVGWAHAKGLLDYQKPGSASQFAVYETHVRHLKPTFFGDDLEIEVQGRTEGNRIVLQYRLRGRNKEICSLAKTVHVALGPDLKLQRLSAEMKAAAESDAWTETWL
- the pgsA gene encoding CDP-diacylglycerol--glycerol-3-phosphate 3-phosphatidyltransferase, which codes for MQITLSRIFAVPVIVAMMWPNTLPWNIAAAVFFILASITDYYDGYYARKYNAVSNFGKFMDPIADKILVTSVLAMLLAQGKIDAWMVIIILARDNFIGGIRSVAAADQIIIAAKPAGKWKTAMQMVAIPIVIIGNLEPYLPYLDKIGYGVLWISVILSITSGIEYYLGYLKSRKA
- a CDS encoding TIGR02147 family protein, giving the protein MTLVKFPSKSSAMAKHHYRDYLLKELERRQKKNPSYSLRAYARDLEVPCSRLSEILNGKVGLSESRAMNLAVKLNLAPSEKDFFIDLALSEHARSAVLREMALKRVQAREEAFEKIGEDQFAVISDWYHTAIAELMHLDQFTATPENISQRLGLTLDTTEKALERLENVGLVTKSNEGTWMPSSNKYSSSYGASSEAARTFFQQMQTKASEAMTPQSGKRWDMGCTLVPTNRDKTKEIAKKIRNFRLEIMQELQDSDNKDSLFALSTSFFEVTFHHD
- a CDS encoding DHA2 family efflux MFS transporter permease subunit → MKKESVLIIVVAVMASLLEIVDASIVNVALPSMMGNLGATLEDISMVITGYAIANAIVLPVSAWLGERIGRRTYYLGCILLFTGTSVACGLAPNLETLTVFRILQGLAGGALLPTSQTLIYEQFPKEKAGIAGAIFGMSVMIGPTLGPTLGGYLTDNFGWRSIFNVNLPLGLLAFFVGAAVIFNRPKEESTHQEKHELDIWGLTFLVLGIGCLQFVLERGEAEDWFASRMILVNTIIATVSLPLFVWWELRVKNPIINVRLFLKPLVSNGVALMAMVGFFLYGVVFILPIFVGRTLHLDATQTGMLFIPGSLLTAAVMPFVGRQMFKGTNPKVLIFVGLVSLEVCLFLMTRLSPLSSERDVLNMMFVRGFGMAFLFVPINSSILSQFKGVEMGQVSGLLNLARQIGGSVGIALIGTLLTKNSHQNYLDLSAKVSLLNPQTQNAYYSSSTGLAGKMSEGLGMATGSEAALRSLYGRIQNQVFMLSFTQLMFLMMLIFSLSFVPLYFLRFKEKTNKVVDAH
- a CDS encoding SRPBCC family protein, with protein sequence MAKASTTEVFNCTPEQFYKIIADYEKYHEFLPEVKQCKVLKSEGHRKLVEYNVQVMKSFKYSLWMTENASQSITWEFASGDIFKTSVGSWKLENEAGKTRATYSVEATFSMFVPGPIANALVSVNLPNMISSYHKRVKQLYGV
- a CDS encoding MarR family transcriptional regulator, translating into MKKNEAGSIPTCYGGVHPALKTSFGYSFIKAAMKYRSMLSQELEKHKLVTAHIGILKLLNLFGPASQIGLGQDMGIDKASMVKFIDGLEKMKWVRRLPDKIDRRIKLVEITPKGSDGLKKILELHSRVTEEFLSPLPAKERKALHEVLNKLT